TCGTCGATATCGCTGAGTTTAATACCAGCATCTTCAAGAGAAATCTTACAAGGACCCATCGTGCGCTGAACTAGCTCTTCAGTTAGGCTCTCTAGTTTTGAGCGACTGATAGTGACGACTAAATGCTTAGGACCACTGCTATCAGCAGTAATATATGGCAAGTTCACTTCAGTGCTTTGCGCGCTTGATAACTCAATTTTAGCTTTCTCTGCCGCTTCTTTTAGACGCTGCATCGCAAGAGAGTCACCTTTAAGGTTCACGTCTTGCTCTTTTTTGAATTCAGCAACTAAATATTCAATCAAAGCTGAGTCAAAGTCTTCACCACCAAGGAATGTATCACCATTGGTTGCTAGTACTTCAAACTGCTGCTCGCCATCAACGTCAGCGATTTCGATGATTGATACGTCAAACGTACCGCCACCTAAGTCATAAACAGCAACCGTGCTATCGCCTTGCTTTTTGTCCATACCATAAGCAAGTGCAGCCGCTGTTGGCTCGTTGATAATACGCTTTACATCAAGACCAGCGATTTTACCCGCATCTTTAGTTGCTTGGCGCTGTGAATCGTTAAAGTAAGCTGGTACGGTAATAACCGCTTCAGTCACACTTTCACCAAGATAGTCTTCGGCGGTCTTTTTCATTTTTTTCAAGATTTCAGCAGAAACTTGTGGTGGTGCTAATTTCTTACCGTTAACTTCGACCCAAGCATCGCCATTATCAGCTTTAGCGATTTTGTATGGCACCATGCCGATGTCTTTTTGCACCACTTTGTCATCAAAACGACGACCGATCAGACGTTTGATTGCAAACAAAGTGTTGTTTGGGTTGGTGACTGCTTGACGCTTGGCTGACTGACCAACAAGCGTTTCGTCATCTTTATAAGCGACGATAGATGGTGTAGTACGTGTACCTTCAGCGTTTTCGATGATTTTAACTTTATCACCTTCCATTACGGCTACACACGAGTTAGTTGTACCTAAATCAATACCAATTACTTTACCCATAATTAATTACTCCAAATTTATTCTAGATTACTGTTTATAAGATTGCTGCTTATCTAAGCTACTTTGTATATTGGTTGCTAGGCGCATTTACTGTTCATACTATTGAGCTGTACTGAATAAATGCGACTAGACTTGGTATATCAGACCTTAAGTGGTCACTTGTTGCTTTATATCGGTTTACGTTTATGGTTTTTCAAGTCAATGACAGTACATTAACTCGGTTTTGTGTGAAGTTTTGTGAATATCCCTACTTTTGCTAAGGCTTACCTTCATTCCCACTTCGATTACTGACCGACACGTACCATAGCGGGACGCAATAGGCGACCATTTAAGTTATAGCCTTTTTGCAACACAGTGCCAACGATATCCGCTTCTGCTTCTGGGTCAATACCTACTGCTTCATGGAAATCAGCATTAAACTTCTCGCCTTGTGGATCAACCACTTCTACGCCATGCTTATTGAGTACGGTTAGCAGCGCTTTATGAGTCAATTTAACACCTTCAGCGACTGGATCTTCAGGATCAGCCATCTCGACAGCACGCTCTAGGTTATCGACGACCTCTAACAATTCTTTAGCAAATTTTTGCAAAGCGAATTTTTTGCTTTTATCCGCTTCTTGCTCCATACGCTTTTGCGCATTGTAAGCTTCAGCATTGGCTCGAGCGGTACCTTCTTTAGCTTGTTTGACCTCACCTTCAAGCTCAGCGATACGCGTGTGAAAAGCATCGATATCGATATCGTTTTCGATAGTATTGTCTTCGCCAGAGTTATTTCCTGGATTAAACTCTTTCATAGTTTCCTCTAAAATGCTTTCATCACGGTCGATATTGCTCTGTGCCGCTTTTGGGTCATTTGCGTCAAACTCGTGGTTGGGTGCTTGTTCAGTCATGATAGCTCCTTATGATTTTATTAATGAGTCTTAAACTTAATGTAAAATAAAACCGCTAAGCGCGGATTTGTTATAAATGGATTTGTTGGAAATAACCGCTTGGTATAATTATGTTCTGATAGCTGCTTGATAAAGGCCATAGGGGCAAATTTCAAGCCTAAACAAGATGAATTTTTAGCTTTTGATGAAATAATGAGCTTTAATAGACAACGATGGACTTAAAAGATACTAAAAGCTGAGAGTAAGTGGCTCAACAACATGATAATTTTATTATCTGTCATAGGCTGCTAACCTTTATATATTTTCGAACTCATTCTCTCACTTGGTTGAATTTACTAAGGAATATTATGCCAGTCCTACCAATTCCATCCATAAATGTACTGGTAAGTAAAATTGCTAATACAATAAAAGCGCTACGCAGTCGAGCAAGCAGTGATACATCAGAGCGTAGTACATCAAAAGACAGTTCAGCAAAAGATAGTAAACTGCTAATTAATCATCTAAACAATAGCCTTTCTAGTGATATTCACCACTCAAAAGCGCGCTATCAAAAGCATGCATTTCACTATGTGCTAAAAGGTCTCGGCTATCTGCCTACGCCCCTACTTGAAAGGCTTAATACCTCCTTGCATGGTCCAAATACTAAGCAATACCCACATGCTGATGCCCACTTGCGTTTGATTATAGCGCTGAATAATAAGCTTAAGCGCCCGCTACGTATCGATAAACTGACTACGTTACGACATAAATTTGCAGCTGACGCAGTCGCTATGCAAGCGCCAAACGTCTGGCAACAGCTGGATAATGATTTAAAGCTGCCGATTAAAGATAATGCAGAAGTCAACGCGAAAAAAAATGCAGAAAATAGAGCGATGGTACGTTGGCAAGATGAATCAATAGTTAACGCTGACGGCGATGATATGACAGTGCGCTGCTATCAGCAGCATGAGCAAAATACTGATGAAACGAACATTGATAAAACAGTCATGTTGTTCTTTCATGGCGGCGGGTTTTGTATTGGCGACCTTGATACTCATCATGAGTTTTGTCACGTAGTCTGCAGACAAACAGGCTGGTCGGTGGTCAGTGTCGACTATCGATTGGCGCCAGAGTACGCTGCCCCAACCGCTCTTAGAGACTGCCTAGCTGCTTATGCTTGGTTAGCTGAGCACTGCCATACTTTGGGTGCATTGCCATCACGCATTGTATTATCGGGTGACAGTGCCGGTGGTTGCTTAGCAATCTTGGTCGCTCAGCAAGTCACTGCGCCAGACGCTACGCAATGGTTAAATTTAGGGTTAGATGAAGAAGACATGATTAATAAGTTGCAAGACTTGCCTCGTCCACTAGCCCAACTGCCTCTCTATCCTGTCACCGATATTAATGCGAATTATCCTAGCTGGGCGCTATACGGTAAAGGGTTATTGCTCGATTACAATGATGTGGAAGTGTTTGACACAGCCTACATGCAACATAGTACTTTGCCAGGCTCACACCCGCTTACATCGCCTATGCACGGCAATAACACGCGCATGTGTCCAAGCTATATTGTGGCGGCTGAATTAGATATCTTACGTGATGAGGCTTTGATTTATGCTGACCAATTACAAGATAGTCGTATCGCGACTAAGACCTACACTGTGCTAGGCGCGCCGCATGGCTTTATTCATTTAATGAGTATTCATAAAGGTATTGGTCATGAGACGGCTGGTATTATTGACAAGTTTGCCAGCTTTGTCCGCCAACTACTTACCGTTAAGAGTGACTAACCAAATCTCTGATCGTGATCCTAAGCGGAACGGTATGCCCCAAAAGCCATAGCCAGATGACACCACAAAGTGTCCACGACCAATTGCTTCATAACCGTAACCTAGACGGTTAATAGCACTGACGATAAAATTAGCGGGAAATACCTGGCCATTATGAGTATGTCCTGACACTTGTAAATCAATGGGTAACTGGCTATGTTCAACGATATCACTAGGACGATGGTCTAGTAATATGATGGGCTCATCTACATCTACTTGTGCCAGTAATTCTGTCGTCGCTACGCGCTCACGTTTGTGATTATCAAAACGGCCAACCAACCAAATCGGTTGATCTTGATGCGTCAGGCAGACTACATCATCGTTCAATAAATGCACGCCAGCACTACGCAGTGAGTGACTAATTGGCTGTTCATGCCCGTATAAATCATGATTGCCTAACGTCGCATAAACCCCATAAGGCAGGCTAGCACATAGTTCAGTTAAGTTTGCCTGCATATCGTAGGCTGTAAATGCTTCGGTATTATCATCCATAATATCGCCCGGCATCAACAGTATATCCGCTTCAGACTGGACGACAAGGCGACGTAGCCTATCTATCGCATCGCGACCAAATAGCCGACCAATATGTAAATCACTAGCTACCGCAATACGTAATTGCCTTACCATCGGTTTATTAATACTAATAGTTTTTTTACGCACAACAGGTACGTAGGCGCTATATAAAGCATAAATGAACAGACCAATAAAAATAACCAGAGCAAGTACTCGCAACCCCGTTGCCACTACCGAAGGATTAAGAACACGGTAGTCAGTAAAGGTTACTATTAGCCAATAACCTCCGTATAACAAGCTGATTAGCAACGCGGTTAGTACCATGAAATGCATGAACAACATCCAACTACTCACCCAGCGATAGCTATTGGCAAACACTCTTTTGACACTCAGTAGCAGCAAACTATTGGTAATGATAAATATAGTTACCATTACTGCGGTTTGTAAGGTAGTCGTTGTCCAAGGCTGTAACCACCATTGTAAGCTTAGCGCAGCTCCTAAACTAAAAAGCTGCAACAGTACAAAAATGGTGATAAAAAATGCGTAGCGCATGAGTAATTCCAGAGTGATTTTGGTATTTAAAGAAATTTAGACAAGACAAAAAAGTTTAAGCGGAAGTTTGGTAACGTATAAAAAGCCTCTACTATGCTTATATAGTAGAGGCTTTTAGCATGGGCATTAGGTCATTTATTTAAACAGTTTATGAAGCAGATTGTAACCTAATCATCCATATCTCAGAGCGCGTTCCTAGCCTAAATGGTACAGGACCAAAACCATAGCCTGAAGATACTAGAAACTGCGTATTTTCTATATTTTTTGTACCGTGTACCAGTGGTTGAAACCACTGTTTTAGCATCGTCAATGGAAATATCTGTCCGCCATGCGTATGTCCCGATAAGTGCAAATCTACGGGTAAATCGCTGATCTCTTCTAGCGCTGTAGGACGATGCTCTAAAAATATAGTCGGCTTATCGGTATCAACCTTCGACAGTAATTCTGATGCTGATAAGCGTGTAGAATCTACATCGTCTGAACGCCCGACTAACCACACTGACTCGTTAAGCAATACACTCTCATTATCCAGTACTGTGATACCTGCATCTGTTACCGCTTCAGCGATTGCTTCTTCGTACCCTAAGTAATCATGATTCCCTAATACAGCATACACGCCAAACGGCGCACGCAGTTTTGATAGACGCTCATGCATATTGGTTTTGTCATAATAGATAGTAGTATCATTCATAATATCACCTGCCAGCACCACCATGTCAGCATCCTGAGCATCGATGAGATTGACCAACCTATCTATCTGTCGATTGCCAAACCATCTACCTAAGTGCGTATCGGATACTAAGGCAATATCTATTGGCTCATTCAATGGCTTGGTTGTCGTAACAGTTAACTGATGTACCACTGGCGAGTAAGCATTAAATACCGCTAAACTTACGATGCCAATATATATCATTATGCCGATGCTACGTATGAGCTTAGGTCGGCACTGACCTTTCAATAACTTATAATATATCAGAGCAATAGCGGCGGTAATCAGCGCAGCATAGATCATAAAGCCTTGCAAAATACCCACGACTAAATAGACATGAAAACGCTCACGCCAAAACTCACTAAGCCCATAAATGAGCGCCACATTATTAATAATAAAAACGGATGATATAATTGCTTTTTTTGTAATCGAACGTTTTGGCTTGATGAGCCACCATAAGATGACGCTAGTCGTTAACGCCAATATTTGGGTAACGACAATAAAGAAAAACCACATAATAATATCTGATTGCATAAAGATGGCGTCATCTTATAACAAATTTATGCGAATCTGCATTGCTGAAACTTTTTTCATAGATATTCCACTTTCTGCCTACTAATATTAGAGCATGTCATCAATTAGCACATTTATAAAATTAGTAGTCTTAAAATCTAAATGATGACATGCCCCAGTTTTATCAAAAACCTTGTTCGAGCCTTTATTCTTATCATCCTTACCTTACAAAATCTAATGACTTATTAGGATATATATCTACTGTATAGGTTTCACGTGAAACAGTATTACCTTCTATAATTTTTGCTATCTTCACTACTTCTGATCTTCTAACGCCTGCTTAAACGTTGGTTGCTTAAACTCATATCCTGCGTCCTGTAATGCTTGTGGCAATACCCTTTGCCCATCAATCAGTAGCGTCGACATCTCACCGAACATCAGCTTAAGCAAAAACTCTGGCAAAGTGAAAAACGTTGGACGATTTAGCCATGATCCAAGT
The nucleotide sequence above comes from Psychrobacter sp. P2G3. Encoded proteins:
- the dnaK gene encoding molecular chaperone DnaK: MGKVIGIDLGTTNSCVAVMEGDKVKIIENAEGTRTTPSIVAYKDDETLVGQSAKRQAVTNPNNTLFAIKRLIGRRFDDKVVQKDIGMVPYKIAKADNGDAWVEVNGKKLAPPQVSAEILKKMKKTAEDYLGESVTEAVITVPAYFNDSQRQATKDAGKIAGLDVKRIINEPTAAALAYGMDKKQGDSTVAVYDLGGGTFDVSIIEIADVDGEQQFEVLATNGDTFLGGEDFDSALIEYLVAEFKKEQDVNLKGDSLAMQRLKEAAEKAKIELSSAQSTEVNLPYITADSSGPKHLVVTISRSKLESLTEELVQRTMGPCKISLEDAGIKLSDIDDVILVGGQTRMPLVQKKVQEFFGQEPRKDVNPDEAVAAGAAIQGAVLSGDKTDVLLLDVTPLTLGIETMGGVMTPVIEKNTMIPTKKSQVFSTAEDNQPAVTIQVYQGERKIANQNKQLGRFDLTDIPPAPRGLPQIEVTFDINADGIMNISATDKGTGKAQSIQIKADSGLTDEEVEQMVRDAEANAEEDEKFANLAQVRNEADGRIHAVQKALKEAEDKVTDEEKSTVETAISELETAAKEDDHDDIKAKLEALDNAFLPVSQKIYAEAGAGAEGMDPSQFQQGAESADSSQADDDVVDAEFTEVNEDKK
- the grpE gene encoding nucleotide exchange factor GrpE, whose product is MTEQAPNHEFDANDPKAAQSNIDRDESILEETMKEFNPGNNSGEDNTIENDIDIDAFHTRIAELEGEVKQAKEGTARANAEAYNAQKRMEQEADKSKKFALQKFAKELLEVVDNLERAVEMADPEDPVAEGVKLTHKALLTVLNKHGVEVVDPQGEKFNADFHEAVGIDPEAEADIVGTVLQKGYNLNGRLLRPAMVRVGQ
- a CDS encoding alpha/beta hydrolase; translated protein: MPVLPIPSINVLVSKIANTIKALRSRASSDTSERSTSKDSSAKDSKLLINHLNNSLSSDIHHSKARYQKHAFHYVLKGLGYLPTPLLERLNTSLHGPNTKQYPHADAHLRLIIALNNKLKRPLRIDKLTTLRHKFAADAVAMQAPNVWQQLDNDLKLPIKDNAEVNAKKNAENRAMVRWQDESIVNADGDDMTVRCYQQHEQNTDETNIDKTVMLFFHGGGFCIGDLDTHHEFCHVVCRQTGWSVVSVDYRLAPEYAAPTALRDCLAAYAWLAEHCHTLGALPSRIVLSGDSAGGCLAILVAQQVTAPDATQWLNLGLDEEDMINKLQDLPRPLAQLPLYPVTDINANYPSWALYGKGLLLDYNDVEVFDTAYMQHSTLPGSHPLTSPMHGNNTRMCPSYIVAAELDILRDEALIYADQLQDSRIATKTYTVLGAPHGFIHLMSIHKGIGHETAGIIDKFASFVRQLLTVKSD
- a CDS encoding metallophosphoesterase — translated: MRYAFFITIFVLLQLFSLGAALSLQWWLQPWTTTTLQTAVMVTIFIITNSLLLLSVKRVFANSYRWVSSWMLFMHFMVLTALLISLLYGGYWLIVTFTDYRVLNPSVVATGLRVLALVIFIGLFIYALYSAYVPVVRKKTISINKPMVRQLRIAVASDLHIGRLFGRDAIDRLRRLVVQSEADILLMPGDIMDDNTEAFTAYDMQANLTELCASLPYGVYATLGNHDLYGHEQPISHSLRSAGVHLLNDDVVCLTHQDQPIWLVGRFDNHKRERVATTELLAQVDVDEPIILLDHRPSDIVEHSQLPIDLQVSGHTHNGQVFPANFIVSAINRLGYGYEAIGRGHFVVSSGYGFWGIPFRLGSRSEIWLVTLNGK
- a CDS encoding metallophosphoesterase produces the protein MQSDIIMWFFFIVVTQILALTTSVILWWLIKPKRSITKKAIISSVFIINNVALIYGLSEFWRERFHVYLVVGILQGFMIYAALITAAIALIYYKLLKGQCRPKLIRSIGIMIYIGIVSLAVFNAYSPVVHQLTVTTTKPLNEPIDIALVSDTHLGRWFGNRQIDRLVNLIDAQDADMVVLAGDIMNDTTIYYDKTNMHERLSKLRAPFGVYAVLGNHDYLGYEEAIAEAVTDAGITVLDNESVLLNESVWLVGRSDDVDSTRLSASELLSKVDTDKPTIFLEHRPTALEEISDLPVDLHLSGHTHGGQIFPLTMLKQWFQPLVHGTKNIENTQFLVSSGYGFGPVPFRLGTRSEIWMIRLQSAS